The Denticeps clupeoides chromosome 5, fDenClu1.1, whole genome shotgun sequence genome includes a region encoding these proteins:
- the jarid2a gene encoding protein Jumonji isoform X2, whose amino-acid sequence MTYFGGAQDDADAQEEEDEDDEDQDAAASEVSTSCQSTPRKNKPSGKLIANGHVFNGQRAMAIKEVTLRPRGKDTVQPQGRERNQRDQRPEHIRPTARASTTHNLRPNRAAQERPQQLPKASAHARESSAAARKKRDSPLMTKAVKYPKGHVTYTKARLLKEAKLNLGSCLNTNTNHNLQRPNSGKVQSSQTKTLKQVLLTSGGPPREGGWCLRLNGRISGRVTGMEVTPPRRDGLRQSKRQLEMVEGALTGKGQEVRVKKVKVHASPLETRSRKTSQDKATLDNHVPVVSLHPSANQRPKRASAGKLMFTRQPQPKSSPSRSPTTSEPLPPADPPKPAEPKPTREKERGKRGAGSAGVTEVPVFRLSQHEFQDPLVYVEQLRGRVEREFGLCRIIPPPFWRPECKLKEEIRFVTQVQHVHKLGRRWGANVQQLACIRKHLRTQGIAMTEPPLIGGCELDLARFFQLINDMGGMQQVTDLKKWGKLADLLGIPKSAQDRLAKLQEAYCQYLLSYDSLPPAERLRLEREVLQEKERLERKRGPLEGQSDNSQHALLLLPRCEPKNGLVNGVLHQYGLQEPLKELDLKAGLRRASAQDKRGGEAEDGGVISDQHKCIYRGKSVSLTTFYRTARNTMNMWFSKEPDVAEVEEEYWRIVEEKERHVAVHCGRVDTKTQGSGFPLGKSEPFSKHGWNLAVLPSNSGSILRHLGAVPGVTIPWLNIGMVFSTSCWSRDQNCLPYIDYLHTGADCIWYCIPAEEKTKLDKVVHSLLQANGTPGLEMLEKNIMISPEVLCQEGIKIHRTVQKCGQFVVCFPGTFVSKICCGYSISETVHFATSQWMTMGYESAKELKRRQIEEPFSTERLLYQIATCESRRGNRHLQSTISSLLKDLRDIEISQRQNLFKAGLRSAARYRTLDSSQPASHCRKKLNGWLAEDTSDRRCQACKHLCYLSMVVQESDNVVFCLECALRLVQKRRSSRGLKMMYRYDEEQINALVNRVGGRVRERTSEWQRADTPAQRSPRSRSSAQATRLTPKHTAGS is encoded by the exons ATGACATATTTTGGGGGCGCTCAGGACGATGCCGATgcacaggaggaagaggacgaggaTGACGAGGATCAGGATGCAGCAGCCAGTGAGGTGTCCACGTCCTGCCAGTCAACGCCCCGGAAAAACAAGCCATCTGGAAAACTCATTGCCAACGGACATG TGTTCAATGGCCAGAGAGCCATGGCCATTAAGGAGGTCACTCTGAGGCCTAGGGGAAAAGACACTGTCCAGCCCCAGGGGAGGGAGCGGAACCAGCGCGATCAGCGTCCCGAACACATCAGGCCCACGGCCAGGGCATCCACCACCCACAACCTGAGACCCAACAGGGCAGCGCAGGAGCGGCCACAGCAG CTACCGAAAGCGAGTGCCCATGCTCGGGAATCCTCAGCTGCCGCTCGAAAGAAAAGAGATTCTCCACTGATGACCAAAGCTGTGAAGTACCCAAAAGGTCATGTCACCTACACCAAAGCAAGGTTGCTCAAGGAAGCCAAACTCAACCTGGGCTCGTGCCTCAACACCAACACTAACCACAATCTTCAGCGACCCAACTCAGGAAAAGTGCAGAGCAGTCAGACAAAGACTCTCAAACAGGTGCTATTAACCAGTGGAGGACCTCCAAGGGAAGGCGGCTGGTGTTTGCGGCTGAATGGCCGAATCAGTGGGCGAGTGACTGGGATGGAGGTGACCCCACCAAGGCGTGATGGACTCAGGCAGTCCAAGAGGCAGCTAGAAATGGTGGAAGGGGCTCTGACAGGCAAAGGACAGGAGGTCCGTGTGAAGAAGGTCAAAGTTCATGCCTCCCCGCTAGAGACGAGGAGCAGGAAGACCAGTCAAGACAAGGCTACCCTTGACAACCATGTTCCAGTAGTCAGTTTGCATCCATCTGCAAATCAGAGGCCCAAGCGAGCATCTGCTGGCAAGCTGATGTTCACAAGGCAGCCACAGCCCAAGAGCAGCCCCTCGAGAAGCCCCACTACCTCTGAGCCACTCCCCCCCGCAGACCCCCCAAAACCGGCAGAGCCCAAACCAACCCGGGAGAAGGAGAGGGGAAAGCGGGGTGCCGGTAGTGCTGGGGTGACAGAGGTGCCAGTGTTTCGGCTCAGCCAGCATGAGTTCCAGGACCCACTGGTGTACGTGGAGCAGCTTCGCGGGCGGGTGGAGCGAGAATTTGGGCTTTGCCGCATCATCCCTCCACCCTTCTGGAGGCCAGAGTGCAAACTGAAGGAGGAGATACGGTTCGTCACCCAGGTGCAGCATGTGCACAAGCTGGGCCGCCGCTGGGGCGCAAACGTGCAGCAACTGGCCTGCATCAGGAAGCACCTGCGCACCCAGGGCATCGCCATGACGGAGCCGCCCCTCATCG gaGGGTGTGAGCTGGACTTGGCACGTTTCTTCCAGCTTATTAATGACATGGGTGGCATGCAGCAGGTGACAGACTTGAAGAAGTGGGGCAAACTGGCCGACCTGCTGGGCATCCCCAAATCAGCACAGGACCGGCTGGCCAAGCTACAGGAGGCGTACTGCCAGTATCTGCTCTCCTACGACTCGCTGCCCCCGGCTGAGCGCTTGCGGCTCGAGCGGGAGGTGCTGCAGGAGAAGGAGCGGCTGGAGAGGAAACGGGGACCTCTGGAGGGCCAGTCTGAcaactcccagcatgccttgctTCTCCTGCCACGCTGTGAGCCCAAGAATGGCCTGGTGAATGGTGTACTACATCAGTATGGTCTTCAGGAGCCCCTTAAAGAACTTGATCTGAAGGCAGGCTTGCGGCGAGCGTCAGCACAGGACAAGAGAGGCGGGGAGGCGGAGGATGGCGGTGTGATCAGTGACCAGCACAAGTGCATATACAGG GGGAAATCGGTGTCTCTAACCACGTTCTACAGGACAGCCAGGAACACCATGAACATGTGGTTCAGTAAAGAGCCTGATGTAGCTGAAGTGGAG GAGGAGTACTGGAGGATTGTGGAGGAGAAGGAGCGGCATGTTGCAGTGCACTGTGGGAGGGTGGACACAAAAACCCAGGGGAGTGGCTTCCCTTTGGGAAAGTCTGAGCCATTTTCAAA GCATGGATGGAACCTTGCTGTCCTTCCCAGTAACTCAGGATCCATCTTACGCCACCTTGGTGCTGTGCCTG GAGTGACCATCCCCTGGCTGAATATTGGCATGGTCTTTTCTACCTCATGCTGGTCTCGAGACCAGAACTGCCTTCCGTACATAGATTACTTACACACGGGTGCTGACTGTATTTG GTACTGTATTCCTGCTGAAGAGAAGACTAAGCTTGACAAAGTAGTTCATTCACTGCTGCAGGCCAACGGGACTCCGGGGCTGGAGATGCTGGAGAAAAACATTATG ATCTCCCCAGAGGTCCTCTGTCAAGAAGGCATCAAGATTCATCGCACTGTCCAGAAATGTGGCCAATTTGTAGTCTGCTTTCCAGGGACGTTCGTGTCCAAGATCTGCTGCGGGTACAGCATTTCTGAGACTGTGCATTTTGCCACCTCCCAGTGGATGACAATGGGATATGAGTCTGCGAAG GAGCTCAAACGGCGTCAGATAGAAGAGCCATTTTCCACAGAAAGGCTGCTCTACCAGATTGCCACGTGTGAGTCCAGAAGAGGGAACAGACATCTGCAGAGTACAATCTCCTCACTCCTCAAAGATCTCAG GGACATAGAAATTAGCCAGCGACAGAACTTGTTCAAGGCCGGGCTGCGCTCAGCAGCACGTTACCGTACCCTGGACAGCAGCCAGCCTGCTTCCCATTGCCGGAAGAAGCTGAACGGCTGGCTGGCAGAAGATACATCCGACCGACGCTGCCAGGCCTGCAAGCACCTGTGTTACCTCTCAATG GTTGTGCAAGAAAGCGACAATGTGGTCTTCTGTCTGGAGTGTGCCCTCCGCCTGGTTCAGAAGCGCAGGTCATCCCGGGGTCTGAAGATGATGTACCGCTACGATGAG GAGCAGATTAACGCTCTGGTGAACCGCGTGGGCGGCAGGGTGCGGGAGAGGACCAGCGAGTGGCAGAGAGCCGATACACCAGCACAGCGCAGCCCCCGGAGCAGGAGCTCCGCCCAGGCCACCCGTCTcacccccaaacacaccgcAGGCTCCTGA
- the jarid2a gene encoding protein Jumonji isoform X1: MSKERPKRNIIQKKFDDNDGIPWSEERVVRRVLYLSLKEFKRAQKNKAGDSLSTGLINGSLPNGHLSGSVSKGGQFGNCKVDRSRRHHVDGNYLGEGPVRKRPRLQAQRKFAQTQPCSPNTTPVKAGEGAPSSPASLLSDLSKRKPKTEDFLTFLCLRGTSALPSNMTYFGGAQDDADAQEEEDEDDEDQDAAASEVSTSCQSTPRKNKPSGKLIANGHVFNGQRAMAIKEVTLRPRGKDTVQPQGRERNQRDQRPEHIRPTARASTTHNLRPNRAAQERPQQLPKASAHARESSAAARKKRDSPLMTKAVKYPKGHVTYTKARLLKEAKLNLGSCLNTNTNHNLQRPNSGKVQSSQTKTLKQVLLTSGGPPREGGWCLRLNGRISGRVTGMEVTPPRRDGLRQSKRQLEMVEGALTGKGQEVRVKKVKVHASPLETRSRKTSQDKATLDNHVPVVSLHPSANQRPKRASAGKLMFTRQPQPKSSPSRSPTTSEPLPPADPPKPAEPKPTREKERGKRGAGSAGVTEVPVFRLSQHEFQDPLVYVEQLRGRVEREFGLCRIIPPPFWRPECKLKEEIRFVTQVQHVHKLGRRWGANVQQLACIRKHLRTQGIAMTEPPLIGGCELDLARFFQLINDMGGMQQVTDLKKWGKLADLLGIPKSAQDRLAKLQEAYCQYLLSYDSLPPAERLRLEREVLQEKERLERKRGPLEGQSDNSQHALLLLPRCEPKNGLVNGVLHQYGLQEPLKELDLKAGLRRASAQDKRGGEAEDGGVISDQHKCIYRGKSVSLTTFYRTARNTMNMWFSKEPDVAEVEEEYWRIVEEKERHVAVHCGRVDTKTQGSGFPLGKSEPFSKHGWNLAVLPSNSGSILRHLGAVPGVTIPWLNIGMVFSTSCWSRDQNCLPYIDYLHTGADCIWYCIPAEEKTKLDKVVHSLLQANGTPGLEMLEKNIMISPEVLCQEGIKIHRTVQKCGQFVVCFPGTFVSKICCGYSISETVHFATSQWMTMGYESAKELKRRQIEEPFSTERLLYQIATCESRRGNRHLQSTISSLLKDLRDIEISQRQNLFKAGLRSAARYRTLDSSQPASHCRKKLNGWLAEDTSDRRCQACKHLCYLSMVVQESDNVVFCLECALRLVQKRRSSRGLKMMYRYDEEQINALVNRVGGRVRERTSEWQRADTPAQRSPRSRSSAQATRLTPKHTAGS; this comes from the exons GATGATAATGATGGGATCCCCTGGTCAGAGGAGCGGGTGGTGCGCAGGGTGCTGTACCTCTCATTGAAAGAGTTTAAGAGAGCACAGAAGAACAAAGCTGGTGACAGTCTCAGCACAGGGCTCATCAATG GCTCATTACCAAATGGTCATCTCAGTGGCTCGGTATCGAAAGGAGGCCAGTTTGGAAACTGTAAAGTGGACAGGTCCCGGCGTCACCATGTGGATGGCAACTATTTAGGAGAAGGCCCTGTCAGGAAGAG ACCTAGACTTCAAGCGCAGAGGAAGTTTGCGCAGACTCAGCCCTGCTCCCCGAACACAACACCAGTGAAGGCAGGGGAGGGCGCGCCATCCAGTCCCGCATCTCTGCTCAGTGACCTTTCTAAGCGCAAGCCCAAGACTGAGGACTTCCTCACCTTCCTTTGTTTACGAG GTACTTCAGCATTACCCAGCAACATGACATATTTTGGGGGCGCTCAGGACGATGCCGATgcacaggaggaagaggacgaggaTGACGAGGATCAGGATGCAGCAGCCAGTGAGGTGTCCACGTCCTGCCAGTCAACGCCCCGGAAAAACAAGCCATCTGGAAAACTCATTGCCAACGGACATG TGTTCAATGGCCAGAGAGCCATGGCCATTAAGGAGGTCACTCTGAGGCCTAGGGGAAAAGACACTGTCCAGCCCCAGGGGAGGGAGCGGAACCAGCGCGATCAGCGTCCCGAACACATCAGGCCCACGGCCAGGGCATCCACCACCCACAACCTGAGACCCAACAGGGCAGCGCAGGAGCGGCCACAGCAG CTACCGAAAGCGAGTGCCCATGCTCGGGAATCCTCAGCTGCCGCTCGAAAGAAAAGAGATTCTCCACTGATGACCAAAGCTGTGAAGTACCCAAAAGGTCATGTCACCTACACCAAAGCAAGGTTGCTCAAGGAAGCCAAACTCAACCTGGGCTCGTGCCTCAACACCAACACTAACCACAATCTTCAGCGACCCAACTCAGGAAAAGTGCAGAGCAGTCAGACAAAGACTCTCAAACAGGTGCTATTAACCAGTGGAGGACCTCCAAGGGAAGGCGGCTGGTGTTTGCGGCTGAATGGCCGAATCAGTGGGCGAGTGACTGGGATGGAGGTGACCCCACCAAGGCGTGATGGACTCAGGCAGTCCAAGAGGCAGCTAGAAATGGTGGAAGGGGCTCTGACAGGCAAAGGACAGGAGGTCCGTGTGAAGAAGGTCAAAGTTCATGCCTCCCCGCTAGAGACGAGGAGCAGGAAGACCAGTCAAGACAAGGCTACCCTTGACAACCATGTTCCAGTAGTCAGTTTGCATCCATCTGCAAATCAGAGGCCCAAGCGAGCATCTGCTGGCAAGCTGATGTTCACAAGGCAGCCACAGCCCAAGAGCAGCCCCTCGAGAAGCCCCACTACCTCTGAGCCACTCCCCCCCGCAGACCCCCCAAAACCGGCAGAGCCCAAACCAACCCGGGAGAAGGAGAGGGGAAAGCGGGGTGCCGGTAGTGCTGGGGTGACAGAGGTGCCAGTGTTTCGGCTCAGCCAGCATGAGTTCCAGGACCCACTGGTGTACGTGGAGCAGCTTCGCGGGCGGGTGGAGCGAGAATTTGGGCTTTGCCGCATCATCCCTCCACCCTTCTGGAGGCCAGAGTGCAAACTGAAGGAGGAGATACGGTTCGTCACCCAGGTGCAGCATGTGCACAAGCTGGGCCGCCGCTGGGGCGCAAACGTGCAGCAACTGGCCTGCATCAGGAAGCACCTGCGCACCCAGGGCATCGCCATGACGGAGCCGCCCCTCATCG gaGGGTGTGAGCTGGACTTGGCACGTTTCTTCCAGCTTATTAATGACATGGGTGGCATGCAGCAGGTGACAGACTTGAAGAAGTGGGGCAAACTGGCCGACCTGCTGGGCATCCCCAAATCAGCACAGGACCGGCTGGCCAAGCTACAGGAGGCGTACTGCCAGTATCTGCTCTCCTACGACTCGCTGCCCCCGGCTGAGCGCTTGCGGCTCGAGCGGGAGGTGCTGCAGGAGAAGGAGCGGCTGGAGAGGAAACGGGGACCTCTGGAGGGCCAGTCTGAcaactcccagcatgccttgctTCTCCTGCCACGCTGTGAGCCCAAGAATGGCCTGGTGAATGGTGTACTACATCAGTATGGTCTTCAGGAGCCCCTTAAAGAACTTGATCTGAAGGCAGGCTTGCGGCGAGCGTCAGCACAGGACAAGAGAGGCGGGGAGGCGGAGGATGGCGGTGTGATCAGTGACCAGCACAAGTGCATATACAGG GGGAAATCGGTGTCTCTAACCACGTTCTACAGGACAGCCAGGAACACCATGAACATGTGGTTCAGTAAAGAGCCTGATGTAGCTGAAGTGGAG GAGGAGTACTGGAGGATTGTGGAGGAGAAGGAGCGGCATGTTGCAGTGCACTGTGGGAGGGTGGACACAAAAACCCAGGGGAGTGGCTTCCCTTTGGGAAAGTCTGAGCCATTTTCAAA GCATGGATGGAACCTTGCTGTCCTTCCCAGTAACTCAGGATCCATCTTACGCCACCTTGGTGCTGTGCCTG GAGTGACCATCCCCTGGCTGAATATTGGCATGGTCTTTTCTACCTCATGCTGGTCTCGAGACCAGAACTGCCTTCCGTACATAGATTACTTACACACGGGTGCTGACTGTATTTG GTACTGTATTCCTGCTGAAGAGAAGACTAAGCTTGACAAAGTAGTTCATTCACTGCTGCAGGCCAACGGGACTCCGGGGCTGGAGATGCTGGAGAAAAACATTATG ATCTCCCCAGAGGTCCTCTGTCAAGAAGGCATCAAGATTCATCGCACTGTCCAGAAATGTGGCCAATTTGTAGTCTGCTTTCCAGGGACGTTCGTGTCCAAGATCTGCTGCGGGTACAGCATTTCTGAGACTGTGCATTTTGCCACCTCCCAGTGGATGACAATGGGATATGAGTCTGCGAAG GAGCTCAAACGGCGTCAGATAGAAGAGCCATTTTCCACAGAAAGGCTGCTCTACCAGATTGCCACGTGTGAGTCCAGAAGAGGGAACAGACATCTGCAGAGTACAATCTCCTCACTCCTCAAAGATCTCAG GGACATAGAAATTAGCCAGCGACAGAACTTGTTCAAGGCCGGGCTGCGCTCAGCAGCACGTTACCGTACCCTGGACAGCAGCCAGCCTGCTTCCCATTGCCGGAAGAAGCTGAACGGCTGGCTGGCAGAAGATACATCCGACCGACGCTGCCAGGCCTGCAAGCACCTGTGTTACCTCTCAATG GTTGTGCAAGAAAGCGACAATGTGGTCTTCTGTCTGGAGTGTGCCCTCCGCCTGGTTCAGAAGCGCAGGTCATCCCGGGGTCTGAAGATGATGTACCGCTACGATGAG GAGCAGATTAACGCTCTGGTGAACCGCGTGGGCGGCAGGGTGCGGGAGAGGACCAGCGAGTGGCAGAGAGCCGATACACCAGCACAGCGCAGCCCCCGGAGCAGGAGCTCCGCCCAGGCCACCCGTCTcacccccaaacacaccgcAGGCTCCTGA